DNA from Buchnera aphidicola (Eriosoma lanigerum):
CTTATTCTGTAATTAAATCGATGTCTTCATGTATTTCTGCTTGTTTGTCTACTGCTTTAAAAATATATGGTATTAGTTATTCTATCTCTTCTGCATGTTCTACTTCAGCTCATTGTATTGGAAATGCTTTTGAATTAATTCAACTTGGAAAACAAGATATTATTTTTGCAGGTGGTGCTGAAGAAGTAACATGGGAGTTAGCATGTGAATTTGATGCTATGGGGGTATTATCTACTCGATATAATTTAATTCCTGAATTAGCTTCTCGTCCATATGATATGAATAGAGATGGTTTTGTAATTTCTGAAGGAGCAGGTATTTTAGTATTAGAAGAATTAAATCATGCTAAATTGCGTGATGCTCCTATTTATGCTGAAGTAGTTGGTTATGGAACAACTTCTAGTGGATATAAAATGGTTGAATCTTCAGAATTAAGTATAGAACGTGCTATGAAAGAATCATTAAAATATGTTGATATTAATAGTGTTGATTATTTAAATACACATGCTACTTCAACTGTAAATGGAGATATGCAGGAATTAAATGCTGTTAGAAATGTTTTTAAAGATTATGAACTTCCTTTAATTTCTTCTACTAAATCTATGACGGGACATTCATTAGGAGCGTCTGGGGTGCAAGAAGCTATTTATAGTTTGTTAATGTTAAACAATAATTTTGTTGCTCCTAGTACTAATATTAATGATTTAGATAAATCAGCTGTAGATATGAATATTATTAGAAATACTGTTTACAAGGAAATGAATATTGTTATGTCAAATAGTTTAGGTTTTGGAGGAGTAAATGTAAGTCTAGTTTTTAAAAAAATTTAATTTATTTGAAATTTTAATATGTTGATATATTATAGTGTTAATATTAAATAAATTTATTTTTTATTTAATAATATATATATTAATTTATTATTCTATAATTGAATTATAATTCATATTATACTACGATATGAATGTAGTATTTTTAATAAAATATATTTTATATTTTAACTTGGTAACTGACTATGAATCAATTAGAATCATTAAAGAAATTTTCTAAAATTGTAGTTGATAGCGGTGATATTGAATCTATAGAACAGTATAAACCGGAAGATGTTACTACTAATCCTTCTTTAATTTTAAAATATTGGAATTTAGATATTTATCATAATATATTAATAAATTCAATAGAGTATGCTAAAAAAAAAGGAGGTAATTTAAAAAAAAAGGTACATAATGCGGTTAATAAAATTGCTGTTGGGATAGGATCAAAAATATTAGAAAAAATTACAGGATATGTTTCTACTGAAGTTAATGCTAAATATTCGTTCAGTATAGAAGATTGTATTATTGAAGGGAAAAAATTAATTTCTATGTACGAAGAAGAAGGGGTAAATCGATCTCGTGTCTTGATTAAGTTAGCTGCTACTTGGGAATGTATTCAAGCTGCAAAAGAATTAGAAAAATTAAATATTAAATGTAATTTAACTTTATTATTTTCTTTTGCTCAAGCTAAAGCTTGTGCAGAAGCTAATGTATTTTTAATATCTCCTTTTGTGGGAAGAATTTATGATTGGTATAATTTACATTATCCTTTATTACAATATGATGTAAATAAGGATAAAGGAGTTTTATCAGTAAAAAAAATTTTTAATTATTTTAAAACATATAATTATAACACAATTATTATGGGGGCAAGTTTTCGTAATATACAACAAATTTTAGCTTTATCTGGTTGTGATCAATTAACTATTTCTCCTATTTTATTAGAAGAGTTAAAAAATACTATAGGAAAGGTAGATAAACAATTACATATTCCTAATGAAATCACTATTATTAAACCAAAAAACTTATCTAAATCAGAATTTCTTTGGGAACATAATTTAGATCAAATGGCAGTAGAAACATTATCATCAGGTATTCGACAATTTGGATTGGATCAAGATAAATTAGAGAAATTAATAATTCCTTATTTAATTTAGATAATTTTTATAATGATTATAAAATTGTATAATTACGATAAAAACATATATTAATTATAATTAATACAGTTATATTTTCATAATATTGGAGTATATATGTTTTCTAGAAAAGAATTAGCTAATGCTATTCGAGTTTTGAGTATAGATGCAATCGAACGAGCTAAATCTGGTCATCCAGGTGCACCAATGGGTATGGCTGATATAGCAGAAGTATTATGGAGAGATTTTTTTCGTCATAATCCTAATAATCCTGATTGGATAGATCGTGATCGATTTGTGTTATCTAATGGTCATAGTTCAATGTTATTGTATAGTCTTTTACATTTAACTGGTTATAATTTATCTATTAATGATTTAAAAAATTTTAGGCAATTGAATTCTAAAACTCCTGGTCATCCTGAAAATATTTGTACAGATGGAGTAGATACAAGTACTGGTCCATTAGGACAGGGATTAGGATATGCTGTAGGAATGGCTATAGCTGAACGTACATTAGGAGTAACTTTTAATCGTCCTAATTATAATATTGTGGATCATTATACTTGGGTTTTTGTTGGTGATGGTTGTTTAATGGAAGGTATTTCTCATGAGGTATGTTCTTTAGCTGGAACATTAGGGTTAGGGAAATTAATTGTTTTTTATGATAAAAATAATATATCAATTGATGGAGATACTTCAGGTTGGTTTACTGACGATACTGCAAACCGTTTTCAATCATATAACTGGAATGTTATTAATAATGTGAATGGACATGATTCTAGTGCTATTGTTCAAGCAATAAAAGATGCTAAGAAAAATATTACTCAACCTTCTATTATTATTTGTAATACTATAATTGGTTTTGGTTCACCAAATAAATCTGGAAAAAAAGATATTCATGGTGCTCCATTAGGTAAAAATGAAACATTATTAACAAAAAAGCAATTAGATTGGAACTTTGATGATTTTTATATTCCACAAGGTATATATGAACAATGGGATGCTAAAAAGAAAGGTAGAATGTTAGAATTAGAATGGAAACAAAAATTTATTGAATATTCTAAATTATATCCTAAGTTGTCTTTAGAATATGAACGTCGTATAAATAGTATTTTACCTGATTCTTTTTCTGATGAAATTGATAATTTTATTAATATTTCATTGCTTCATCCTAAAAATATAGCTACTAGACAATCTTCGCAAAATACATTAGAAGTATTAGGTAGAGTATTACCAGAATTAATAGGTGGTTCTGCTGATTTAACACCTAGTAATTTAACTAATTGGTCAGGTTCTAAATCAATTAATCAATTTTTATTTGGTAATTATATTCATTATGGAGTACGTGAATTTGGAATGACTGCGATTGCTAATGGAATTGCTAATCATAAAGGATTTATTCCTTATACATCTACTTTTTTAATGTTTGTAGAATATGCTAAAAATGCAGTACGTATGGCAGCTTTAATGAAATTACAACATGTTTTTGTTTATACTCATGATTCTATTGGATTAGGAGAAGATGGTCCAACTCATCAACCAGTAGAACAATTAGCATCACTTCGTTTAACTCCTAATTTAAGTGTTTGGAGACCATGTGATACTATTGAAAGTATTGTTGCTTGGAAGTGTGCATTAGAAAGAAAAAGTGGTCCTACAGCATTAATTTTATCTCGACAAAGTTTAAAACAATCTTGTTATACTGGTATTAATATTAGAAATATTTTTCGAGGAGGATATATATTAAAAAAATCTATATCTCTAATTAATATAATTATAATAGCTACTGGATCAGAAGTTGAATTAGCTGAAAAGGTATTTGTTGAGTTAGAAAAGATGGGATATTCAATACAATTAGTCTCTATGCCATCTTGTGATGTATTTGACAAACAAGATAAAGAGTATCAGGAATTAGTATTACCTAAATTAATTACTAAAAGAGTTGTAATTGAAGCTGGAGTATCTGCTGGTTGGTATAAATATGTAGGTATGGATGGAATAGTAGTTGGATTAGATACTTTTGGAGAATCGGGACCAGCTGAACAATTATTTATTAAATTTGGATTTACTGTTAATGATATAATTAAGAAAATAAAAATATTATTTAACGACCATAATTATAATTGATAATATATAAAAATTATATTTTAATGAATAGTTAATATTATATTGATGTGTATATATAGTAATATTATATGTTCGTTATAATTTTTTTATGTAAATAAAGATTAATAATTAAATAATAATTTTAGATATCAATATGTTATATTTATATTTTTATGTTAAATAAATATATATACTATTTGTAATATATATATAGTATTATTTTCATTATAGTAATGATAAAAAATTAATAAATATATGTTTAAGAAAATGTTTTATTGTTATGATTTTTTATAAAATGATAGTAAATATTTATATTAATAATTTTATATTTATTAATTAATAAAATTATTTTATATATTAATATAATATTATTTTTATAAAAAAAATAATAAGGAATATGATGTTATGTCTTGTCCAGTTTTAGAATTAACTAAAAATCTTGTAAAAATTCCTTCAATTAGTCCTTTAGATTTAGGTTGTCAAAATATTATAAGTCATCGATTACGTTCATTAGGTTTTAAAGTTGAAAATATTAAAATAAATAAAACAAATAATATTTGGGCTGAAAGAGGTTTTGGAAAAACTTTGACTTTTTTAGGACATACTGATGTAGTATCTCCTGGTAATTTAACTAAATGGAATACTAATCCATTTGATCCAGTGTTAGTAAAAAAAAAATTGTTTGGAAGAGGCGTGGCTGATATGAAAGGAGCTATTGCTGCTATGATTGTGGCAGTAGAACGTTTTATATTTAATTATCCCAAACATACTGGACGTTTATCATTTATTATTACTTCAGATGAAGAATCTACTGCTCTTGATGGAACTGTCAAAGTAGTTGAATTATTAAATTCTAGAAAAGAAATAATTAATTATTGTTTAGTAGGAGAACCTTCTAGTATTACTGTTTTAGGTGATACTATTAAAAATGGAAGAAGAGGTTCATTAACGGCTTGTTTGTTGATTAATGGTATTCAAGGACATATTGCCTATCCTCATTTAGCTGATAACCCTATACATAAGTCTTTACCTTTTTTATCTGATCTACAATCTTTTACATGGGATAAAGGAAATCAATATTTTTCTCCAACTAGTATGCAAATATATAAAATAGAAGCTGGTACTGAATTTAATAATATTATTCCTGGTCATATATTAATTGAATTTAATTTTCGATTTAGTCCTGAAATTACTGTAGATAAAATTAAAAAAATAGTGGAAAATATATTAAATTTTTATTATTTAGATTATTCAATAGAATGGTTTTTATCAGCTAAACCTTTTTTCACAAGTAAATCAAAATTAATTAATAGTACAATATATGCGATACAAGAACATACAAATATTTTTCCTAATTTATCTACTGATGGTGGAACTTCTGATGGTAGATTTTTATCAGAAATAGGAGTAGAAGTAGTAGAATTAGGATTAATAAACGATTCTATTCATCAGGTTAATGAATATGTTAACATTGATGATTTAAAATCACTGAGTATTATATATGAAAGTATTATTAAAGATTTGTTATTGGGAGATTCATGATCATTATCTATTCTGCTTTCGTTAGATTGTATATCTCATTAATTAAATTTTTAGATATAGTTGGAATGAGTCATATGATAATTTTGGTAACATTATTAATATTAAATTATTTGAGTATTTTCAGAGTATCATTTTGATACTCTGAAAATATAATTTAATCAATAAATTTAATTTAATATTAATAATATACATTAATAATACTAAGTTAATCATTGTAATTTTATGGATGTTTTTAATATTAATATCTGATTTATGAAAATTATTGTTGAATTATGATTTTTAAATAATATGTTTTTATTAACAAATACTTAATATATATACATTTATTTATTAATTGTATTAGTATAAATTTTATGTAATACATTTGTTAATAATATTAGATTGTTGTAATGCTTTTATTAGTTTTTTTCTTGTATTATATGATGCGGGTGTCATAGGTAATCTTAAAGTATCATGTTGAATTAAATTGAGTTTTTTAGCTACCCATTTTACAGGAATAGGATTAGGTTCAAGAAATAAGCTATGATGTAAAAACATTAATTTATTATTAATATTTTGTGCATCTATAAATTTTTTTTGTAACGCTAATTGACACATTTTTTGCATTTCTTTTGCTGCAATATTGGCTGTTACAGATATAACTCCCTTTCCTCCTAATTTAATAAAATCTAATGAAGTAGAATCGTCACCACTAATGAGTATAAATTTTTTATTTACTTTTAATTTAATGGTATTAACACGAGATAGATCTCCTGTAGCTTCTTTTATTCCGATAATATTTTTTAGACGTGACAATTTTATGACAGTAGATGGAAGTAAATCACAACCTGTTCTTAAAGGAACATTATATAATATTTGTGGAAGTTCTGTATTTTCTGAAATAGCTTTAAAATGTTGATATAATCCTTCTTGAGTAGGTCGATTATAATAAGGAGTTACAGTTAAACACCCTATTATTCCAGAATCCTCAAATTTTTTTGTTAAAGAAATACTTTCTGTTGTAGCATTAGCTCCTGTTCCAGCAATAACTGGAATTTTTCCATCAGATAATTCTAATGTCAGCATTACTACATAATGATGTTCATTTTGATTTAATGTAGCAGATTCTCCAGTTGTACCTACAGAAACAATAGCTGATGTTCCATTATTAATATGGTAATCTACTAAATTTTTTAAACTGGATCGACAAATTTGTCCTTTTTCATTCATTGGTGTAATTAATGCAACCATGCTTCCTGTAAACATTATCTATTCCATCCTAAAAGGTATTTAACGGTATATTTAATAGGTATATGTAAGGTATAATACTAATAAAAACAAATTATTTTTACTTTTAATTATAATAAAATTATTGAAAATATATATATTATTATAATTTATTTTTATATTTTGAATTTAAATCGCTATCGACCATATATGTATATACATGATTTTTATTTATAGGTGATATCTATATATTATTTTTATAATAATAAAAATAGATTTCTAAATATTTGAATTATATTAAAATTATTTATTTAATTATATTTAATAATTAAAATTAACTATAGTTAAGTTTTACTATTAAAGTAATAAAATATATTATATTTTATAGCATAATTTTATGTTATAAAACAGGTTGAATAATGTTTATAACTATTTTTTAAACTATATAGTATAATTAATAGTTAATAATTAATTGTTTTAATAATATGTGATAGAAAAATCACAATTAAATTACATTTATATTTATTTTTTTTGTATTATTAGTGATATTAGTGTATTTTTTT
Protein-coding regions in this window:
- the dapA gene encoding 4-hydroxy-tetrahydrodipicolinate synthase, translating into MFTGSMVALITPMNEKGQICRSSLKNLVDYHINNGTSAIVSVGTTGESATLNQNEHHYVVMLTLELSDGKIPVIAGTGANATTESISLTKKFEDSGIIGCLTVTPYYNRPTQEGLYQHFKAISENTELPQILYNVPLRTGCDLLPSTVIKLSRLKNIIGIKEATGDLSRVNTIKLKVNKKFILISGDDSTSLDFIKLGGKGVISVTANIAAKEMQKMCQLALQKKFIDAQNINNKLMFLHHSLFLEPNPIPVKWVAKKLNLIQHDTLRLPMTPASYNTRKKLIKALQQSNIINKCIT
- the tkt gene encoding transketolase; this encodes MFSRKELANAIRVLSIDAIERAKSGHPGAPMGMADIAEVLWRDFFRHNPNNPDWIDRDRFVLSNGHSSMLLYSLLHLTGYNLSINDLKNFRQLNSKTPGHPENICTDGVDTSTGPLGQGLGYAVGMAIAERTLGVTFNRPNYNIVDHYTWVFVGDGCLMEGISHEVCSLAGTLGLGKLIVFYDKNNISIDGDTSGWFTDDTANRFQSYNWNVINNVNGHDSSAIVQAIKDAKKNITQPSIIICNTIIGFGSPNKSGKKDIHGAPLGKNETLLTKKQLDWNFDDFYIPQGIYEQWDAKKKGRMLELEWKQKFIEYSKLYPKLSLEYERRINSILPDSFSDEIDNFINISLLHPKNIATRQSSQNTLEVLGRVLPELIGGSADLTPSNLTNWSGSKSINQFLFGNYIHYGVREFGMTAIANGIANHKGFIPYTSTFLMFVEYAKNAVRMAALMKLQHVFVYTHDSIGLGEDGPTHQPVEQLASLRLTPNLSVWRPCDTIESIVAWKCALERKSGPTALILSRQSLKQSCYTGINIRNIFRGGYILKKSISLINIIIIATGSEVELAEKVFVELEKMGYSIQLVSMPSCDVFDKQDKEYQELVLPKLITKRVVIEAGVSAGWYKYVGMDGIVVGLDTFGESGPAEQLFIKFGFTVNDIIKKIKILFNDHNYN
- a CDS encoding beta-ketoacyl synthase N-terminal-like domain-containing protein gives rise to the protein MKRVVVTGIGILSSIGNDKNTVLNSLKLGQSGIVFVDEMKKSGMRSHIAGKIILQKNLSLDRKVIRFMNNAAIYAYLATIQAIQDSSMSKEIYQKNPRIGIVAGSSIGSPRIHISAVDVMRKRNRVQSINPYSVIKSMSSCISACLSTALKIYGISYSISSACSTSAHCIGNAFELIQLGKQDIIFAGGAEEVTWELACEFDAMGVLSTRYNLIPELASRPYDMNRDGFVISEGAGILVLEELNHAKLRDAPIYAEVVGYGTTSSGYKMVESSELSIERAMKESLKYVDINSVDYLNTHATSTVNGDMQELNAVRNVFKDYELPLISSTKSMTGHSLGASGVQEAIYSLLMLNNNFVAPSTNINDLDKSAVDMNIIRNTVYKEMNIVMSNSLGFGGVNVSLVFKKI
- the dapE gene encoding succinyl-diaminopimelate desuccinylase yields the protein MSCPVLELTKNLVKIPSISPLDLGCQNIISHRLRSLGFKVENIKINKTNNIWAERGFGKTLTFLGHTDVVSPGNLTKWNTNPFDPVLVKKKLFGRGVADMKGAIAAMIVAVERFIFNYPKHTGRLSFIITSDEESTALDGTVKVVELLNSRKEIINYCLVGEPSSITVLGDTIKNGRRGSLTACLLINGIQGHIAYPHLADNPIHKSLPFLSDLQSFTWDKGNQYFSPTSMQIYKIEAGTEFNNIIPGHILIEFNFRFSPEITVDKIKKIVENILNFYYLDYSIEWFLSAKPFFTSKSKLINSTIYAIQEHTNIFPNLSTDGGTSDGRFLSEIGVEVVELGLINDSIHQVNEYVNIDDLKSLSIIYESIIKDLLLGDS
- the tal gene encoding transaldolase, which produces MNQLESLKKFSKIVVDSGDIESIEQYKPEDVTTNPSLILKYWNLDIYHNILINSIEYAKKKGGNLKKKVHNAVNKIAVGIGSKILEKITGYVSTEVNAKYSFSIEDCIIEGKKLISMYEEEGVNRSRVLIKLAATWECIQAAKELEKLNIKCNLTLLFSFAQAKACAEANVFLISPFVGRIYDWYNLHYPLLQYDVNKDKGVLSVKKIFNYFKTYNYNTIIMGASFRNIQQILALSGCDQLTISPILLEELKNTIGKVDKQLHIPNEITIIKPKNLSKSEFLWEHNLDQMAVETLSSGIRQFGLDQDKLEKLIIPYLI